In Calonectris borealis chromosome Z, bCalBor7.hap1.2, whole genome shotgun sequence, a single genomic region encodes these proteins:
- the RIC1 gene encoding guanine nucleotide exchange factor subunit RIC1 isoform X8: MYFLSGWPKRLLCPLESLEQPLHIQTDPQRALFAVLSPSQLSIWYCRTANGYILFFEIPSARDKYLYEPMYPKGSPHLKGTPHYKEEQCAPSLNLEMKKVLDLQASVTSLQSMLEDLLVATADGFLHLVHWDGMTNGRKAINLCTIPFSVDLQSSRAGSFLGFEDVYIRDMEYCATLDGFAVVFNDGRVGFIAPMSSRFTAEQLHGVWAQDVIDGTCVAVNNKYRLMAFGCANGSVQVYTIDTTTGAMQFSHKLELTPKQYPDIWNKTGPVKLIRWSPDSCVVMVTWECGGLSLWSVFGAQLICTLGGDFAYQSDGAKKDPLKISSMTWGSEGYHLWVIDGNSSSNMKPERDANNEAHQFGILQFHFIKSALTVNPCMSNQEQVLLQGEDRLYLNCGDATQAQSPRNTSAHSEHKPTRERGPFSDGSLDSQGLSTLLGHRHWHVVQIHSTYLESNWPIRFSAIDKLGQNVAVVGKFGFAHYSLLTKKWKLFGNITQEQNMMVTGGLAWWNDFIVLACYNLNDHQEELRIYLRTSNLDNAFAHITKVQADTLLLSVFRDIVILFRADCSICLYSIERRPEGLNPTASIQVLQEVSMSRYIPHPFLVVSVTLTSVRTETGITLKMPQQACEAESIMLNLAGQLIMLQRDRSGPQIRDKDSNPNQRKHLPFCAPVVLAQSVENVWTTCRINKQKRHLLEALWLSSGGAGMKVWLPLFPRDHRKPHSFLSRRIMLPFHINIYPLAVLFEDALVLGAVNDTVLYDCLYTQTSAREHLEVLFPFSIVERTSQIYLHHILRQLLVRNLGEQALLLAHSCATLPYFPHVLELMLHEVLEEEATSREPIPDPLLPTVAKFITEFPLFLQTVVHCARKTEYALWNYLFAAVGNPKDLFEECLMAQDLDTAASYLIILQNMEVPAVSRQHATLLFNTALEQGKWDLCRHMIRFLKAIGSGETETPPATPTTQEPSSSSGFEFFRHRSISLSQSAENLHSKFNLTKTLSMPSGPSGKRWSKDSDCAENMYIDMMLWRHARRLLEEIKLKDLGCFAAQLGFELIGWLCKERARAARVEDFVFALKKLHKDFLWPFPVIPASSINSPFKNGKYKTAVGEQLLKSQSADTFVNMEMDTGVSNTPRSRSWLGTISSSQREIDTVSSHGPHMQDAFLSPLLSKVFLIGDECSIGSATDLTETSSMVDGDWTMVDENFSSLGLTQSELEHISLELASKGPHKSQVQLRYLLHIFMEAGCLDWCIIIGLILRESSVINQVFSIMQSSDIDGEICQNIKKGLYAVDKWASTDCPGYKPFLNIIKPQIQKLSEIAEEQVQPEAFQPVNPSKVTEQANPRAEESRTSSSHGTNPQSDAGNNNASRHEEDKSKTEDEDSFQEGSYDCIVS, translated from the exons AGGAAGCCCACATCTGAAGGGAACCCCACACTATAAGGAAGAACAATGTGCTCCTTCATTAAATCTAGAAATGAAGAAAGTGCTGGACTTGCAAGCCTCTGTCACAAG TTTGCAGTCCATGTTAGAGGATCTACTTGTTGCTACTGCTGATGGATTTCTCCATCTCGTTCACTGGGATGGTATGACCAATGGAAGGAAGGCCATCAACCTATGTACAATTCCATTTTCTGTGGACCTGCAGTCTTCTCGAg CAGGTTCATTTTTGGGCTTTGAAGATGTTTACATCAGAGATATGGAATACTGTGCCACGCTTgatggttttgctgttgtttttaatgaTGGCAGAGTTGGTTTCATTGCACCAATGTCAAGTAGATTCACTGCTGAG CAGCTCCATGGTGTTTGGGCACAAGATGTGATTGATGGAACTTGTGTGGCAGTAAATAACAAATACAGACTAATGGCATTTGGATGTGCCAA TGGCTCTGTGCAGGTTTATACCATAGATACCACCACTGGTGCCATGCAGTTTTCTCACAAATTGGAGCTGACACCAAAACAATATCCTG atatttggaATAAAACAGGACCTGTTAAACTAATCAGATGGTCACCTGATAGCTGTGTTGTGATGGTGACCTGGGAGTGTGGAGGCTTGTCCTTATGGAGTGTTTTTGGTGCTCAGCTTATCTGTACTTTAGGAGGTGATTTTGC gTATCAGTCTGATGGTGCCAAAAAGGACCCTCTAAAGATCAGTTCTATG ACCTGGGGATCAGAAGGGTATCATCTGTGGGTTATTGATGGGAATTCTTCTTCAAACATGAAGCCTGAAAGAGATGCAAATAACGAAGCTCACCAATTTGGTATTCTGCAGTTTCATTTCATCAAGAGTGCACTCACTGTTAATCCTTGTATG aGTAACCAGGAACAAGTCCTCCTTCAAGGAGAAGATCGCTTGTATTTGAACTGTGGAGATGCAACACAGGCTCAGAGTCCCAGAAATACTTCAGCGCACTCTGAACATAAGCCTACCAGGGAAAGAGGCCCATTTTCAGATGGCAGTTTAGATTCTCAGGGTTTAAGCACTTTACTAGGACACAGACATTGGCATGTTGTACAG attcataGTACGTATCTAGAGAGCAACTGGCCTATAAGG TTTTCAGCTATTGACAAGCTTGGACAGAATGTAGCTGTTGTTGGCAAGTTTGGTTTTGCACATTATTCTTTACTCACCAAAAAATGGAAGCTGTTTGGAAACATTACCCAG gagcaAAATATGATGGTAACAGGTGGCTTAGCGTGGTGGAATGACTTCATTGTTCTTGCATGTTATAATTTAAATGATCATCAGGAAGAG CTGAGAATCTACCTGCGAACATCTAATCTTGACAATGCATTTGCACACATCACCAAAGTGCAAGCAGACACGTTACTACTGAGTGTCTTCCGGGACATTGTAATATTGTTCAGAGCAGATTGTTCCATTTGCCTTTACAGTATTGAGAGAAGGCCTGAAGG TCTTAACCCTACTGCCAGTATCCAAGTTCTTCAAGAAGTGTCCATGTCTCGGTACATTCCTCATCCTTTTCTTGTAGTGTCTGTTACATTGACATCGGTGAGGACAGAGACTGGCATCACCTTGAAGATGCCTCAGCAG GCTTGTGAGGCTGAAAGTATTATGCTAAACTTAGCAGGACAACTCATCATGTTGCAAAGGGATCGATCTGGACCCCAGATACGAGATAAGGATAGTAATCCTAATCAAAGGAAGCAT ctgcctTTTTGTGCTCCAGTTGTCCTAGCCCAGTCTGTTGAAAATGTATGGACTACTTGCAGGATCAACAAACAGAAACGCCACTTATTGGAGGCTCTGTGGCTCAGCTCTGGTGGGGCAGGTATGAAAGTCTGGCTTCCCCTGTTTCCCAGAGATCATCGAAAACCGCATTCCTTTCTGTCAAGACGGATCATGCTGCCTTTCCACATCAATATATACCCATTGGCTGTTTTGTTTGAAGATGCCTTGGTTCTTGGTGCTGTTAATGACACTGTGCTCTATGACTGTTTATACACTCAAACCAGTGCTAGAGAACACTTAGAggttctctttcctttctccattgTTGAGAGAACCTCTCAGATCTACCTCCATCACATTTTACGCCAGCTCTTGGTTAGGAACCTCGGTGAACAAGCCTTGCTTTTGGCCCATTCCTGTGCCACATTACCATACTTTCCTCACGTACTAGAACTGATGCTTCATGAAGTGCTGGAAGAAGAAGCTACCTCGCGGGAACCCATTCCCGACCCTCTGCTTCCCACTGTGGCGAAGTTCATTACAGAGTTCCCCCTCTTCCTGCAGACAGTTGTTCATTGTGCTAGGAAGACAGAATATGCCCTGTGGAATTAcctttttgctgctgttggaaaCCCGAAGGACTTATTTGAAGAGTGCTTAATGGCCCAGGACTTGGACACAGCTGCCTCTTACCTTATTATCCTACAG AATATGGAAGTTCCAGCAGTTAGCAGACAACATGCTACTCTTTTATTTAATACTGCCTTAGAGCAGGGAAAGTGGGATCTTTGTCGTCATATGATCAGATTTCTTAAAGCCATTGGCTCTGGAGAAACAGAGACACCTCCAGCTACACCAACAACTCAG GAACCTAGTTCAAGTAGTGGCTTTGAGTTCTTCAGACACCGCAGCATTAGTTTATCCCAATCAGCAGAGAATCTCCATAGCAAATTTAACTTGACGAAAACACTGAGTATGCCCTCTGGCCCATCTGGAAAAAG GTGGAGTAAAGACAGTGACTGTGCCGAGAACATGTACATTGACATGATGCTCTGGCGGCATGCTCGGCGTCTGCTGGAAGAAATCAAGCTGAAAGACCTTGGCTGCTTTGCGGCACAGTTAGGCTTTGAGCTGATAGGCTGGCTGTGCAAGGAGCGAGCCAGAGCTGCCCGCGTGGAGgattttgtgtttgctttgaaaaagctACACAAGGATTTCCTCTGGCCATTTCCAGTCATACCAGCTTCGTCCATTAATTCACCTTTCAAGAATGGAAAGTACAAGACAG CAGTCGGGGAGCAGCTGCTAAAATCTCAGTCTGCAGACACCTTTGTAAACATGGAAATGGACACCGGGGTTTCAAACACACCTCGGAGTCGCAGCTGGCTTGGCACTATCAGCTCCTCTCAGAGAGAGATTGACACAGTTTCATCCCATGGACCACACATGCAAGATGcattcctttctcctttgctaaGTAAAG TGTTTTTGATAGGAGACGAATGCAGCATTGGTTCAGCGACGGACCTGACTGAAACAAGTTCTATGGTGGATGGTGACTGGACCATGGTGGATGAAAACTTCTCCAGTCTAGGTTTAACTCAGTCAGAGCTTGAACATATCTCTCTAGAACTGGCTAGTAAAGGGCCGCACAAGTCACAGGTCCAGCTGCG GTACTTGCTACATATCTTCATGGAGGCAGGATGTCTGGATTGGTGTATTATCATAGGCCTTATCCTCAGAGAATCTTCAGTAATCAACCAGGTTTTCAGTATAATGCAATCCTCTGATATTGATGGAGAAATCTGTCAGAATATCAAGAAGGGCCTATATGCTGTTGACAAATGGGCTTCTACAGATTG CCCTGGGTACAAGCCATTTCTAAATATCATCAAACCACAGATCCAGAAACTAAGTGAAATAGCAGAAGAGCAAGTACAGCCTGAAGCTTTTCAGCCAGTGAATCCTTCTAAGGTTACTGAACAAGCGAACCCCAGAGCTGAGGAAAGCAGGACGTCATCTAGCCATGGCACTAATCCTCAGAGTGATGCTGGCAACAACAATGCAAGCAGGCATGAAGAGGACAAGTCTAAGACAGAGGATGAGGATTCATTCCAAGAAGGCAGTTACGACTGTATTGTGTCTTAA
- the RIC1 gene encoding guanine nucleotide exchange factor subunit RIC1 isoform X4, with translation MYFLSGWPKRLLCPLESLEQPLHIQTDPQRALFAVLSPSQLSIWYCRPSVLIVSYKELSKAASQFGPYKQAEWRPDSTMIAVSTANGYILFFEIPSARDKYLYEPMYPKGSPHLKGTPHYKEEQCAPSLNLEMKKVLDLQASVTSLQSMLEDLLVATADGFLHLVHWDGMTNGRKAINLCTIPFSVDLQSSRAGSFLGFEDVYIRDMEYCATLDGFAVVFNDGRVGFIAPMSSRFTAELHGVWAQDVIDGTCVAVNNKYRLMAFGCANGSVQVYTIDTTTGAMQFSHKLELTPKQYPDIWNKTGPVKLIRWSPDSCVVMVTWECGGLSLWSVFGAQLICTLGGDFAYQSDGAKKDPLKISSMTWGSEGYHLWVIDGNSSSNMKPERDANNEAHQFGILQFHFIKSALTVNPCMSNQEQVLLQGEDRLYLNCGDATQAQSPRNTSAHSEHKPTRERGPFSDGSLDSQGLSTLLGHRHWHVVQIHSTYLESNWPIRFSAIDKLGQNVAVVGKFGFAHYSLLTKKWKLFGNITQEQNMMVTGGLAWWNDFIVLACYNLNDHQEELRIYLRTSNLDNAFAHITKVQADTLLLSVFRDIVILFRADCSICLYSIERRPEGLNPTASIQVLQEVSMSRYIPHPFLVVSVTLTSVRTETGITLKMPQQACEAESIMLNLAGQLIMLQRDRSGPQIRDKDSNPNQRKHLPFCAPVVLAQSVENVWTTCRINKQKRHLLEALWLSSGGAGMKVWLPLFPRDHRKPHSFLSRRIMLPFHINIYPLAVLFEDALVLGAVNDTVLYDCLYTQTSAREHLEVLFPFSIVERTSQIYLHHILRQLLVRNLGEQALLLAHSCATLPYFPHVLELMLHEVLEEEATSREPIPDPLLPTVAKFITEFPLFLQTVVHCARKTEYALWNYLFAAVGNPKDLFEECLMAQDLDTAASYLIILQNMEVPAVSRQHATLLFNTALEQGKWDLCRHMIRFLKAIGSGETETPPATPTTQEPSSSSGFEFFRHRSISLSQSAENLHSKFNLTKTLSMPSGPSGKRWSKDSDCAENMYIDMMLWRHARRLLEEIKLKDLGCFAAQLGFELIGWLCKERARAARVEDFVFALKKLHKDFLWPFPVIPASSINSPFKNGKYKTAVGEQLLKSQSADTFVNMEMDTGVSNTPRSRSWLGTISSSQREIDTVSSHGPHMQDAFLSPLLSKVFLIGDECSIGSATDLTETSSMVDGDWTMVDENFSSLGLTQSELEHISLELASKGPHKSQVQLRYLLHIFMEAGCLDWCIIIGLILRESSVINQVFSIMQSSDIDGEICQNIKKGLYAVDKWASTDCPGYKPFLNIIKPQIQKLSEIAEEQVQPEAFQPVNPSKVTEQANPRAEESRTSSSHGTNPQSDAGNNNASRHEEDKSKTEDEDSFQEGSYDCIVS, from the exons AGGAAGCCCACATCTGAAGGGAACCCCACACTATAAGGAAGAACAATGTGCTCCTTCATTAAATCTAGAAATGAAGAAAGTGCTGGACTTGCAAGCCTCTGTCACAAG TTTGCAGTCCATGTTAGAGGATCTACTTGTTGCTACTGCTGATGGATTTCTCCATCTCGTTCACTGGGATGGTATGACCAATGGAAGGAAGGCCATCAACCTATGTACAATTCCATTTTCTGTGGACCTGCAGTCTTCTCGAg CAGGTTCATTTTTGGGCTTTGAAGATGTTTACATCAGAGATATGGAATACTGTGCCACGCTTgatggttttgctgttgtttttaatgaTGGCAGAGTTGGTTTCATTGCACCAATGTCAAGTAGATTCACTGCTGAG CTCCATGGTGTTTGGGCACAAGATGTGATTGATGGAACTTGTGTGGCAGTAAATAACAAATACAGACTAATGGCATTTGGATGTGCCAA TGGCTCTGTGCAGGTTTATACCATAGATACCACCACTGGTGCCATGCAGTTTTCTCACAAATTGGAGCTGACACCAAAACAATATCCTG atatttggaATAAAACAGGACCTGTTAAACTAATCAGATGGTCACCTGATAGCTGTGTTGTGATGGTGACCTGGGAGTGTGGAGGCTTGTCCTTATGGAGTGTTTTTGGTGCTCAGCTTATCTGTACTTTAGGAGGTGATTTTGC gTATCAGTCTGATGGTGCCAAAAAGGACCCTCTAAAGATCAGTTCTATG ACCTGGGGATCAGAAGGGTATCATCTGTGGGTTATTGATGGGAATTCTTCTTCAAACATGAAGCCTGAAAGAGATGCAAATAACGAAGCTCACCAATTTGGTATTCTGCAGTTTCATTTCATCAAGAGTGCACTCACTGTTAATCCTTGTATG aGTAACCAGGAACAAGTCCTCCTTCAAGGAGAAGATCGCTTGTATTTGAACTGTGGAGATGCAACACAGGCTCAGAGTCCCAGAAATACTTCAGCGCACTCTGAACATAAGCCTACCAGGGAAAGAGGCCCATTTTCAGATGGCAGTTTAGATTCTCAGGGTTTAAGCACTTTACTAGGACACAGACATTGGCATGTTGTACAG attcataGTACGTATCTAGAGAGCAACTGGCCTATAAGG TTTTCAGCTATTGACAAGCTTGGACAGAATGTAGCTGTTGTTGGCAAGTTTGGTTTTGCACATTATTCTTTACTCACCAAAAAATGGAAGCTGTTTGGAAACATTACCCAG gagcaAAATATGATGGTAACAGGTGGCTTAGCGTGGTGGAATGACTTCATTGTTCTTGCATGTTATAATTTAAATGATCATCAGGAAGAG CTGAGAATCTACCTGCGAACATCTAATCTTGACAATGCATTTGCACACATCACCAAAGTGCAAGCAGACACGTTACTACTGAGTGTCTTCCGGGACATTGTAATATTGTTCAGAGCAGATTGTTCCATTTGCCTTTACAGTATTGAGAGAAGGCCTGAAGG TCTTAACCCTACTGCCAGTATCCAAGTTCTTCAAGAAGTGTCCATGTCTCGGTACATTCCTCATCCTTTTCTTGTAGTGTCTGTTACATTGACATCGGTGAGGACAGAGACTGGCATCACCTTGAAGATGCCTCAGCAG GCTTGTGAGGCTGAAAGTATTATGCTAAACTTAGCAGGACAACTCATCATGTTGCAAAGGGATCGATCTGGACCCCAGATACGAGATAAGGATAGTAATCCTAATCAAAGGAAGCAT ctgcctTTTTGTGCTCCAGTTGTCCTAGCCCAGTCTGTTGAAAATGTATGGACTACTTGCAGGATCAACAAACAGAAACGCCACTTATTGGAGGCTCTGTGGCTCAGCTCTGGTGGGGCAGGTATGAAAGTCTGGCTTCCCCTGTTTCCCAGAGATCATCGAAAACCGCATTCCTTTCTGTCAAGACGGATCATGCTGCCTTTCCACATCAATATATACCCATTGGCTGTTTTGTTTGAAGATGCCTTGGTTCTTGGTGCTGTTAATGACACTGTGCTCTATGACTGTTTATACACTCAAACCAGTGCTAGAGAACACTTAGAggttctctttcctttctccattgTTGAGAGAACCTCTCAGATCTACCTCCATCACATTTTACGCCAGCTCTTGGTTAGGAACCTCGGTGAACAAGCCTTGCTTTTGGCCCATTCCTGTGCCACATTACCATACTTTCCTCACGTACTAGAACTGATGCTTCATGAAGTGCTGGAAGAAGAAGCTACCTCGCGGGAACCCATTCCCGACCCTCTGCTTCCCACTGTGGCGAAGTTCATTACAGAGTTCCCCCTCTTCCTGCAGACAGTTGTTCATTGTGCTAGGAAGACAGAATATGCCCTGTGGAATTAcctttttgctgctgttggaaaCCCGAAGGACTTATTTGAAGAGTGCTTAATGGCCCAGGACTTGGACACAGCTGCCTCTTACCTTATTATCCTACAG AATATGGAAGTTCCAGCAGTTAGCAGACAACATGCTACTCTTTTATTTAATACTGCCTTAGAGCAGGGAAAGTGGGATCTTTGTCGTCATATGATCAGATTTCTTAAAGCCATTGGCTCTGGAGAAACAGAGACACCTCCAGCTACACCAACAACTCAG GAACCTAGTTCAAGTAGTGGCTTTGAGTTCTTCAGACACCGCAGCATTAGTTTATCCCAATCAGCAGAGAATCTCCATAGCAAATTTAACTTGACGAAAACACTGAGTATGCCCTCTGGCCCATCTGGAAAAAG GTGGAGTAAAGACAGTGACTGTGCCGAGAACATGTACATTGACATGATGCTCTGGCGGCATGCTCGGCGTCTGCTGGAAGAAATCAAGCTGAAAGACCTTGGCTGCTTTGCGGCACAGTTAGGCTTTGAGCTGATAGGCTGGCTGTGCAAGGAGCGAGCCAGAGCTGCCCGCGTGGAGgattttgtgtttgctttgaaaaagctACACAAGGATTTCCTCTGGCCATTTCCAGTCATACCAGCTTCGTCCATTAATTCACCTTTCAAGAATGGAAAGTACAAGACAG CAGTCGGGGAGCAGCTGCTAAAATCTCAGTCTGCAGACACCTTTGTAAACATGGAAATGGACACCGGGGTTTCAAACACACCTCGGAGTCGCAGCTGGCTTGGCACTATCAGCTCCTCTCAGAGAGAGATTGACACAGTTTCATCCCATGGACCACACATGCAAGATGcattcctttctcctttgctaaGTAAAG TGTTTTTGATAGGAGACGAATGCAGCATTGGTTCAGCGACGGACCTGACTGAAACAAGTTCTATGGTGGATGGTGACTGGACCATGGTGGATGAAAACTTCTCCAGTCTAGGTTTAACTCAGTCAGAGCTTGAACATATCTCTCTAGAACTGGCTAGTAAAGGGCCGCACAAGTCACAGGTCCAGCTGCG GTACTTGCTACATATCTTCATGGAGGCAGGATGTCTGGATTGGTGTATTATCATAGGCCTTATCCTCAGAGAATCTTCAGTAATCAACCAGGTTTTCAGTATAATGCAATCCTCTGATATTGATGGAGAAATCTGTCAGAATATCAAGAAGGGCCTATATGCTGTTGACAAATGGGCTTCTACAGATTG CCCTGGGTACAAGCCATTTCTAAATATCATCAAACCACAGATCCAGAAACTAAGTGAAATAGCAGAAGAGCAAGTACAGCCTGAAGCTTTTCAGCCAGTGAATCCTTCTAAGGTTACTGAACAAGCGAACCCCAGAGCTGAGGAAAGCAGGACGTCATCTAGCCATGGCACTAATCCTCAGAGTGATGCTGGCAACAACAATGCAAGCAGGCATGAAGAGGACAAGTCTAAGACAGAGGATGAGGATTCATTCCAAGAAGGCAGTTACGACTGTATTGTGTCTTAA